From Fusarium oxysporum f. sp. lycopersici 4287 chromosome 13, whole genome shotgun sequence, one genomic window encodes:
- a CDS encoding hypothetical protein (At least one base has a quality score < 10): protein MHHYTKEDVNPYFEFTLTFPRDPGQVTSEKEGRGVCYAYDPSSDKPVPSDFTITVKFPRASISCSHLPVPAVIQTRFPKVEDWQGFTYLIVRRRFFPSNDRGLQKGDQRCVVLEVLHQRAFSFIVELPIASCRESMGDQNLPGLFTYGYPCQPADVQEMKTLVDKKTGGDFPPCYAYDNDDAHITAINQSVIQDTLWVHREAELIAEERLLAYFVTPIRVISEGHAVHLVVLVPKAWRDLHDLAWLRLTAGNPLIKVKIHDISTPGHTGPALWTGKIIGSNNSAPELRTHPIQDHELIVRVRAASVPRILIRHYPNRRTADKALAQ, encoded by the exons ATGCACCACTACACCAAGGAGGATGTGAATCCTTACTTTGAGTTCACCCTGACCTTTCCTCGTGATCCTGGCCAGGTCACAAGTGAAAAAGAGGGGAGAGGTGTGTGCTATGCAT ACGATCCCAGCAGCGACAAGCCTGTTCCATCAGACTTCACCATCACAGTAAAGTTTCCGCGCGCGAGTATTTCCTGCAGTCACCTGCCAGTCCCGGCAGTGATCCAGACCAGATTTCCCAAGGTTGAAGACTGGCAAGGTTTCACCTACCTTATTGTGAGACGACGATTCTTCCCATCCAACGATCGAGGGCTACAGAAAGGA GATCAACGGTGTGTCGTTCTCGAGGTGCTACACCAGCgcgccttctccttcatcgtCGAACTCCCTATCGCGTCATGTAGGGAGAGCATGGGGGACCAAAATCTCCCTGGGCTATTTACGTATGGCTACCCATGCCAGCCAGCCGACGTTCAAGAAATGAAGACCCTCGTTGACAAGAAAACAGGCGGAGATTTCCCCCCTTGTTATGC CTATGACAACGACGACGCGCACATCACGGCCATAAACCAAAGCGTTATCCAGGACACTCTCTGGGTACACCGGGAAGCTGAACTA ATTGCCGAAGAGCGACTACTTGCATACTTTGTCACACCAATTCGTGTGATCTCAGAAGGCCATGCCGTCCACCTTGTGGTCCTTGTGCCTAAGGCATGGAGAGACCTCCATGATCTCGCATGGCTGCGGCTGACTGCAGGCAATCCTCTCATCAAAGTAAAGATTCATGATATCTCTACTCCTGGACATACTGGGCCAGCTCTCTG GACGGGCAAGATCATAGGAAGCAACAATTCGGCTCCTGAACTGAGAACACATCCGATTCAGGACCACGAGCTTATCGTACGCGTCCGCGCCGCCTCCGTTCCGCGCATTCTCATCCGCCACTATCCCAACCGCCGAACCGCCGATAAAGCTCTTGCACAGTGA
- a CDS encoding amidase codes for MSVFFKEILPGNPVQAGDVEALLDPINLTIRPEESSEYQLLLAAVHDCAERVSNLPDYQPVPDIERFPRQNIHLPEEHEQSYGHAWAHRFIIEGDKSSRSALAGRSVCLKDCIAVAGVPQFFGSDAFPAWTPSTDATVVTRVLEAGAVITGTATCENFCNSTSSFTSAQGTIDNPRKEGYSAGGSTSGGAALVTGGLADIAIGTDQGGSIRVPASLCGCVGFKPTHGLVPYTGITSGDQIDDHAGPLARTVDEVAACLDVIAGYDGIDDRSLGAPSAGSFDFLGSLAGASVKNLRIGVLKEGYNNDLVQPGVKQTFFDTINRLKSLGATVEEVSIPLHKEGPSIWTIQQRISGSTGILGQANGRRGLYLTEFEQARLPWTSSEFEKLFPSTKNTVINGIYLSRNFPGLYAKTVNIGRQIRDAYEAKFKEYDVIIMPTTPFVAPRHGSRESVLKSFEPSIGMTNNTAIFNVTGNPALSLPVGWSKAVDDESVLLPVGLQIVGGLWQEKKVLNVAKALESSFDWEQEGKSTVEETEDVLNEVRRVRESSHL; via the exons ATGTCTGTTTTCTTCAAAGAGATTCTACC TGGTAACCCTGTTCAAGCAGGCGACGTCGAGGCCCTACTCGACCCCATCAATCTCACCATCCGCCCCGAAGAATCATCAGAATACCAACTCCTCCTCGCAGCTGTTCATGACTGCGCAGAACGTGTCTCCAATCTCCCCGACTATCAGCCCGTCCCGGATATCGAAAGATTCCCCCGTCAAAACATCCATCTTCCCGAAGAACACGAGCAAAGCTATGGTCATGCCTGGGCGCATCGTTTCATCATCGAAGGCGACAAGTCTTCGCGCTCTGCATTGGCGGGGAGGTCGGTTTGTCTGAAAGACTGTATCGCTGTAGCTGGTGTGCCGCAGTTCTTTGGAAGCGATGCGTTTCCCGCTTGGACACCGTCAACTGATGCCACTGTTGTCACGAGAGTCCTTGAAGCAGGGGCTGTGATTACGGGAACAGCGACATGTGAAAACTTCTGCAACTCGACATCATCTTTCACAAGCGCCCAAGGAACGATCGATAATCCGCGCAAAGAGGGATATTCCGCTGGTGGTAGTACCTCTGGAGGCGCAGCCCTTGTCACGGGCGGTCTGGCCGATATAGCAATTGGTACAGATCAAGGAGGCAGTATCCGTGTACCAGCCTCACTATGCGGTTGCGTCGGGTTCAAGCCAACGCATGGACTTGTCCCATATACAGGTATCACGAGTGGCGATCAGATTGATGATCATGCCGGACCCCTCGCCCGGACAGTTGACGAAGTTGCTGCTTGCTTGGACGTCATTGCAGGATACGACGGCATTGACGACCGATCACTTGGTGCACCATCAGCAGGATCTTTCGACTTCTTGGGCTCATTGGCCGGTGCATCCGTCAAGAACCTCCGAATCGGCGTTCTGAAAGAAGGCTACAACAATGATCTGGTACAGCCAGGTGTAAAGCAAACCTTTTTCGACACAATAAACCGACTCAAATCTCTCGGTGCTACTGTCGAAGAGGTTTCGATTCCCCTTCATAAAGAAGGCCCTTCAATATGGACCATCCAGCAACGCATATCCGGCTCGACAGGCATCCTGGGCCAAGCTAATGGCCGCCGAGGTCTTTACCTGACAGAGTTCGAGCAAGCCCGTCTTCCATGGACATCTTCTGAATTTGAGAAGCTCTTTCCTTCCACCAAGAACACTGTCATCAACGGCATCTATCTTTCACGCAATTTCCCCGGTCTCTATGCAAAGACAGTCAACATCGGTCGGCAAATACGCGATGCATACGAAGCAAAGTTCAAAGAATACGacgtcatcatcatgccaACAACACCCTTCGTCGCACCGCGTCATGGCTCACGAGAGTCTGTGCTCAAGTCATTCGAGCCGAGCATCGGGATGACGAATAAcactgccatcttcaacgtcACGGGTAATCCCGCTCTGTCGCTTCCTGTTGGTTGGTcaaaggctgttgatgatgagagtgtTTTGTTGCCAGTTGGATTACAGATCGTTGGTGGCCTCTGGCAAGAGAAAAAGGTTCTGAACGTTGCGAAAGCGCTAGAGAGTAGTTTTGACTGGGAGCAGGAGGGAAAGTCTACAGTTGAAGAGACGGAGGATGTGCTGAACGAGGTCCGACGCGTCAGAGAATCTTCACATCTGTAG